From the genome of Populus alba chromosome 10, ASM523922v2, whole genome shotgun sequence, one region includes:
- the LOC140956035 gene encoding cell wall / vacuolar inhibitor of fructosidase 2-like: MNSLAWLPLFLLVNFLHQPTTLVGADLIQETCQKTRYPALCVKTLKSNPLSSTADVKGLVHIMLEANLANSKRTSATSVRTIVATDDFPTAIQSLEKNDLGTAKIHVSNAFDAPGNCRDTFSEVPGAQATPDLTKLNDYFEQLSVTALIMLNNLG, from the exons atgaaTTCCCTTGCCTGGCTTCCCCTTTTCCTTCTAGTCAATTTCTTGCATCAACCTACCACGTTGGTAGGGGCTGATCTTATACAAGAAACTTGCCAGAAAACCAGGTACCCTGCTCTTTGCGTGAAAACCCTAAAGTCAAACCCACTAAGCTCTACTGCTGATGTCAAGGGACTTGTTCATATAATGCTAGAAGCTAACTTGGCAAATAGTAAACGTACTTCGGCCACA AGTGTACGGACAATTGTTGCCACTGATGATTTTCCTACTGCAATACAAAGTTTAGAGAAAAATGATCTTGGCACCGCAAAAATTCATGTAAGCAATGCTTTTGATGCTCCAGGGAACTGTAGAGACACATTTTCGGAAGTTCCAGGCGCTCAAGCAACACCCGATTTAACCAAGCTGAATGATTATTTTGAGCAGCTGTCTGTAACAGCTCTCATAATGTTAAACAATCTCGGTTGA